A genome region from Triticum aestivum cultivar Chinese Spring chromosome 2B, IWGSC CS RefSeq v2.1, whole genome shotgun sequence includes the following:
- the LOC123047434 gene encoding uncharacterized protein produces MATIVAAAALNLYLRLPLALHCTVSFPARLSRIPHAPPRRLRSAAASRTLASPATSEVPEAEELRLEAESALEWGGVCARLADFAATAAGRAACGEGRVPVGRSREESERLLEQTAAASLLSAPLDFDGVGDVSAVVAAAARGRLLAVREICGVGRSLRAARGVFDQVKSLAEEMPDGR; encoded by the coding sequence ATGGCCACcattgtcgccgccgccgccctaaacCTCTACCTCCGCCTGCCGTTGGCACTCCACTGTACAGTTTCCTTCCCCGCCCGCCTCTCGCGCATTCCACACGCTCCGCCGCGACGCCTCCGGTCGGCGGCCGCCTCGCGAACCCTAGCATCGCCCGCCACGTCGGAAGTCCCGGAGGCGGAGGAGCTGCGGCTGGAGGCGGAGTCCGCGCTGGAGTGGGGCGGCGTGTGCGCGCGGCTGGCCGacttcgccgccaccgccgcgggcCGCGCCGCCTGCGGGGAGGGCCGGGTCCCCGTCGGCCGCAGCCGGGAGGAGAGCGAGCGGCTGCTCGAGCAGACCGCAGCTGCGTCGCTGCTCTCGGCGCCGCTGGATTTCGACGGCGTGGGCGACGTGTCCGCGGTCGTCGCCGcggccgcccgtggccggctgctCGCCGTGCGGGAGATATGCGGCGTCGGGCGCAGCCTCCGGGCCGCGCGCGGGGTGTTCGACCAAGTGAAGAGCCTCGCCGAGGAGATGCCAGATGGGAGGTAA